One region of Streptomyces capillispiralis genomic DNA includes:
- a CDS encoding SRPBCC family protein, whose product MTETLGRATSAARDGAGGPLADVAHSEAADRLKAELQEYFAAQATRLLTGLGHKLGETTNKLNDIAEGNSPGFAQLAAEGGRKIADGKGPLRTAVELGASRAKDNVVGALKNLGGGGSGRKRSAGRKPTVIIEHIDVGVPLRTAYDQWTRYQDFSTFAKGVKNADRADDTTSDWQLKVFWSNRSWKARTTEQIPDDRIAWSSEGAKGTTKGVVSFHRLADNLTRVLLVVEYYPTGFFEKTGNLWRAQGRRARLDLKNFARFITLKGEAEDGWRGEIRDGEVVRSHEDALAEEQEASGEAYEDDEEAPADAYDEDGEPEDEEEPGTEPEEEYEPEPEAEESGEPADAYEDEAYPEEEEEYEDEDEEEAYEDEPGAEAGEGVAEDAEDEDPESRSRR is encoded by the coding sequence ATGACCGAGACCCTCGGACGGGCCACGTCCGCCGCCCGCGACGGCGCGGGCGGCCCGCTCGCCGACGTGGCCCACAGCGAGGCCGCCGACCGGCTCAAGGCCGAGCTGCAGGAGTACTTCGCGGCCCAGGCCACCCGACTGCTGACCGGCCTCGGGCACAAGCTCGGCGAGACCACCAACAAGCTCAACGACATCGCCGAGGGCAACAGCCCGGGCTTCGCTCAACTCGCCGCCGAGGGCGGCCGCAAGATCGCCGACGGCAAGGGCCCGCTGCGCACCGCCGTCGAACTCGGCGCCTCGCGGGCCAAGGACAACGTGGTGGGCGCGCTGAAGAACCTGGGCGGCGGCGGGAGCGGGCGCAAGCGCTCGGCCGGCAGGAAGCCCACCGTCATCATCGAGCACATCGACGTCGGGGTTCCGCTGCGCACGGCCTACGACCAGTGGACCCGGTACCAGGACTTCAGCACCTTCGCCAAGGGCGTCAAGAACGCCGACCGGGCCGACGACACCACCTCAGACTGGCAGCTGAAGGTCTTCTGGTCCAACCGCAGCTGGAAGGCGCGGACCACCGAGCAGATCCCCGACGACCGCATCGCCTGGTCGTCGGAGGGCGCCAAGGGCACCACGAAGGGCGTCGTCTCCTTCCACCGCCTCGCCGACAACCTCACCCGGGTCTTGCTGGTCGTCGAGTACTACCCCACGGGGTTCTTCGAGAAGACCGGGAACCTCTGGCGCGCCCAGGGCCGCCGCGCCCGGCTCGACCTGAAGAACTTCGCCCGCTTCATCACCCTCAAGGGCGAGGCCGAGGACGGCTGGCGGGGCGAGATCCGCGACGGCGAGGTGGTCCGCAGCCACGAGGACGCGCTCGCCGAGGAACAGGAAGCCTCCGGGGAGGCGTACGAGGACGACGAGGAAGCACCCGCCGACGCGTACGACGAGGACGGGGAACCCGAGGACGAGGAGGAACCCGGCACGGAACCCGAGGAGGAGTACGAGCCGGAACCCGAGGCCGAGGAATCGGGCGAACCCGCCGACGCGTACGAGGACGAGGCGTACCCGGAGGAGGAAGAGGAGTACGAGGACGAGGACGAGGAAGAGGCGTACGAGGACGAGCCCGGGGCCGAGGCCGGGGAAGGCGTCGCGGAGGACGCCGAGGAC
- a CDS encoding DNA primase, which translates to MNRMGLGLAIGAGYLLGRTRKLKMAVAVGGLVAGRKLNLGPRAVADLVSQQLRDNPQFKELGDQLRGDLRGIGKAASGALVERQLDSLADRLHGRTAEMRDRLSGAGPRERAGAEDAEESADREEEDREPPDERDGAEEPAPGRAAKKTAAAEAAGKRPPAKKAPAKKTAPAKKTAPAKKAAAKKTAATKSAAKKTAAAPRGVRPRTPKGGGER; encoded by the coding sequence GTGAATCGCATGGGACTGGGCCTCGCGATCGGGGCCGGATACCTCCTCGGACGGACGAGGAAACTGAAGATGGCGGTCGCCGTCGGCGGGCTGGTGGCGGGCCGGAAGCTGAACCTCGGCCCGCGGGCGGTCGCGGACCTGGTCTCCCAGCAGCTGCGTGACAACCCGCAGTTCAAGGAGCTCGGTGACCAGCTGCGCGGCGATCTGCGCGGCATCGGCAAGGCGGCCTCCGGCGCGCTGGTCGAGCGGCAGCTCGACTCCCTCGCGGACCGGCTGCACGGCCGTACCGCCGAGATGCGCGACCGGCTGTCGGGCGCCGGCCCGCGGGAGCGGGCCGGCGCCGAGGACGCGGAGGAGTCCGCGGACCGGGAGGAAGAGGACCGGGAGCCGCCGGACGAGCGGGACGGGGCGGAGGAGCCGGCCCCGGGGCGGGCGGCGAAGAAGACCGCCGCCGCCGAGGCGGCCGGCAAGAGGCCCCCCGCCAAGAAGGCGCCGGCGAAGAAGACCGCACCGGCGAAGAAGACCGCACCGGCGAAGAAGGCGGCCGCCAAGAAGACGGCCGCGACGAAGTCGGCGGCGAAGAAGACGGCCGCCGCACCCCGCGGTGTCCGTCCGCGCACCCCGAAGGGAGGCGGTGAGCGATGA
- a CDS encoding gas vesicle protein GvpG — MGLISEVLLLPFAPVRGGAWAIRQVLQEAERIYYDPATIRAELARLEEQLEAGEITEEEFDRLEDGLLDRLETATRTGAGTGDGTARQ; from the coding sequence ATGGGCCTGATCTCGGAGGTGCTGCTGCTGCCGTTCGCCCCGGTGCGCGGCGGCGCCTGGGCCATCCGGCAGGTGCTGCAGGAGGCGGAGCGCATCTACTACGACCCCGCCACCATCCGTGCCGAGCTGGCCCGACTGGAAGAGCAACTGGAGGCCGGAGAGATCACCGAGGAGGAGTTCGACCGGCTGGAGGACGGACTCCTCGACCGGCTGGAGACCGCAACGCGCACCGGCGCGGGTACAGGGGACGGGACGGCACGACAGTGA
- a CDS encoding GvpL/GvpF family gas vesicle protein, protein MSTYVYGITAASHPALPEGMGGVGEPARPVRVLRQGELAAVVSDAPEGLRPKRRELLAHQNVLSEIGAAGCVLPMRFGSVAPDDDAVTGVLAERAEHYRERLRALDGRVEYNVKANHVEEAVLHHVMAGNPEIRALAEANRQAGGGSYDDKIRLGEMVAAAVKDKEAEDGTALERALEGSADAVSVGPESTGWLANISYLVKRETAQEFLAAVEQARKDMPHLEVRLNGPLPPYSFVEPGPAEPAGTAAGGADTGAG, encoded by the coding sequence GTGAGCACCTACGTCTACGGCATCACCGCGGCGTCGCACCCGGCGCTCCCCGAGGGCATGGGCGGTGTCGGCGAACCGGCGCGTCCGGTGCGCGTGCTGCGGCAGGGCGAGCTGGCGGCCGTCGTCAGTGACGCCCCCGAGGGGCTGCGCCCCAAGCGCAGGGAACTGCTCGCCCACCAGAACGTGCTCAGCGAGATCGGCGCGGCCGGCTGCGTGCTGCCCATGCGCTTCGGCAGCGTCGCCCCCGACGACGACGCCGTCACCGGAGTCCTCGCCGAGCGCGCCGAGCACTACCGGGAGCGGCTGCGGGCGCTGGACGGCCGGGTCGAGTACAACGTCAAGGCCAACCACGTGGAGGAAGCCGTCCTGCACCACGTGATGGCCGGCAACCCGGAGATCCGCGCCCTCGCGGAGGCGAACCGGCAGGCCGGCGGCGGCAGTTACGACGACAAGATCCGCCTCGGCGAGATGGTCGCCGCCGCGGTCAAGGACAAGGAGGCCGAGGACGGCACCGCGCTGGAGCGCGCGCTGGAGGGCTCCGCCGACGCGGTGAGCGTGGGCCCGGAGTCCACCGGCTGGCTGGCCAACATCTCCTACCTGGTGAAGCGGGAGACGGCACAGGAGTTCCTGGCCGCGGTGGAGCAGGCCCGCAAGGACATGCCCCACCTGGAGGTCCGGCTGAACGGTCCGCTGCCGCCGTACAGCTTCGTCGAGCCCGGCCCGGCCGAGCCGGCGGGCACCGCGGCCGGTGGGGCGGACACCGGAGCGGGGTGA
- a CDS encoding gas vesicle structural protein GvpA, producing the protein MTVVPAQQTGGGGGSSGLYDVLELVLDRGLVIDAFVRVSLVGIEILKIDVRVVVASVDTYLRFAEACNRLDLEAGPRKSPGLPEIVGEVTESGARGKSKGALSGAAETISDAFKQAREGGSERETESRPRARKSTTARRKEEQE; encoded by the coding sequence ATGACAGTCGTACCGGCACAACAGACCGGCGGTGGGGGCGGCAGCAGTGGCCTCTACGACGTGCTCGAACTTGTTCTGGACAGGGGGCTCGTCATCGACGCATTCGTGCGCGTGTCCCTGGTCGGTATCGAGATCCTCAAGATCGACGTCCGTGTCGTCGTCGCCAGCGTCGACACGTACCTCCGCTTCGCCGAGGCGTGCAACCGCCTCGACCTGGAGGCCGGGCCGCGCAAGAGCCCGGGCCTGCCCGAGATCGTCGGGGAGGTCACCGAGTCCGGCGCCCGCGGCAAGTCCAAGGGGGCGCTGTCCGGCGCCGCGGAGACCATCTCCGACGCCTTCAAGCAGGCGCGTGAGGGTGGTTCCGAGCGCGAGACGGAGTCCCGTCCGCGGGCCCGCAAGAGCACCACCGCCCGCCGGAAGGAGGAGCAGGAGTGA
- a CDS encoding gas vesicle protein: MSNTNNTNEPQDSQESQDSPESHTTTETDNNGKSRRPGPMEVLRQARGQLAELTGMEAESVSSFAQTEEGWTLEVEVLELERVPDTMSLMASYQVELDPDGQLTGYRRVRRYERGRADAHRSGGR, encoded by the coding sequence ATGTCGAACACAAACAACACCAATGAGCCACAGGATTCACAGGAATCCCAGGACTCTCCCGAATCCCACACGACCACTGAGACCGACAACAACGGAAAATCCCGACGACCGGGCCCGATGGAGGTGCTGCGCCAGGCGCGCGGACAGCTCGCGGAACTCACCGGTATGGAAGCCGAGTCCGTGTCGTCCTTCGCACAGACGGAGGAGGGCTGGACGCTGGAGGTCGAGGTCCTCGAACTCGAGCGCGTGCCCGACACGATGAGCCTGATGGCGAGTTACCAGGTGGAGCTGGACCCCGACGGGCAGCTCACCGGATACCGGCGCGTCCGCCGCTACGAGCGCGGGCGGGCCGACGCACACAGGTCCGGCGGCCGCTAG
- a CDS encoding transketolase, translating to MNTGELEELGQQLRVDSVRAAAAAGSGHPTSSMSAADLMAVLFAHHFRYDFARPDHPGNDRFVLSKGHASPLMYAAYKAVGAIDDEELLTFRKKGSRLEGHPTPRQLPWVETATGSLGQGLPVGVGIALAGKRLEHADYRVWVLCGDSEIAEGSVWEAAEQAAYENLDNLTVIVDVNRLGQRGPTRHGHDLDAYARRFQAFGWHTVEVDGHDVDAVDRAYGEADSTKGQPTAILARTLKGKGVEAVQDREGLHGKPLPEAEEAIAELGGPRDLRLPVGGPSAAAERPARHTGHLALPRWDKGEEVATRNAFGEALAALGGARGDVVALDGEVGDSTRAEFFAKEHPERYVECYIAEQQMVAAAVGVAARGWTPYASTFAAFLTRAHDFVRMASVSGSGINLVGSHAGVAIGQDGPSQMGLEDLAMMRAVHGSTVLYPCDANQTARLVAAMADLDGIRYLRTSRGESPVIYGPDEEFPVGGSKVLRSSGHDRLTLVAAGVTVPEALAAADALEGEGIAVRVIDLYSVKPVDRETLRTAAEETGCLVTVEDHHPEGGLGDAVLDAFADGRPVPRLVRLAVRDMPGSASPEEQLHAAGIDAESIAACGRLLVGEAIVA from the coding sequence ATGAACACCGGTGAACTCGAAGAGCTCGGACAGCAGTTGCGCGTGGACAGTGTCCGCGCGGCGGCCGCCGCGGGCTCCGGGCACCCCACGTCGTCGATGTCCGCGGCGGACCTGATGGCCGTTCTGTTCGCCCACCACTTCCGCTACGACTTCGCGCGCCCCGACCACCCCGGCAACGACCGGTTCGTCCTCTCCAAGGGCCACGCCTCGCCCCTGATGTACGCCGCCTACAAGGCCGTCGGCGCCATCGACGACGAGGAACTGCTCACCTTCCGCAAGAAGGGCAGCCGCCTCGAAGGACACCCCACCCCCCGGCAGTTGCCCTGGGTCGAGACGGCCACCGGCTCGCTCGGCCAGGGCCTGCCCGTGGGCGTCGGCATCGCGCTGGCCGGGAAGCGGCTGGAGCACGCCGACTACCGGGTGTGGGTGCTGTGCGGGGACAGCGAGATCGCCGAGGGCTCGGTGTGGGAGGCCGCCGAGCAGGCCGCGTACGAGAACCTGGACAACCTCACGGTGATCGTGGACGTCAACCGGCTCGGCCAGCGCGGCCCCACCCGGCACGGCCACGACCTCGACGCCTACGCCCGCCGCTTCCAGGCCTTCGGCTGGCACACCGTCGAGGTGGACGGCCACGACGTGGACGCCGTCGACCGCGCTTACGGGGAGGCCGACTCCACCAAGGGACAGCCCACCGCCATCCTCGCCCGCACCCTCAAGGGCAAGGGCGTCGAGGCCGTCCAGGACCGCGAGGGCCTGCACGGCAAGCCGCTGCCCGAGGCGGAGGAGGCGATCGCCGAACTCGGCGGCCCGCGCGACCTGCGCCTCCCGGTGGGCGGGCCGTCCGCCGCCGCGGAGCGCCCCGCCCGGCACACCGGGCACCTCGCGCTGCCCCGCTGGGACAAGGGCGAGGAGGTGGCCACCCGCAACGCCTTCGGTGAGGCGCTGGCCGCCCTCGGTGGCGCACGCGGCGACGTCGTGGCCCTCGACGGCGAGGTCGGTGACTCCACGCGCGCGGAGTTCTTCGCCAAGGAGCACCCCGAACGCTACGTCGAGTGCTACATCGCCGAGCAGCAGATGGTCGCTGCGGCGGTCGGCGTCGCGGCGCGCGGCTGGACGCCGTACGCCTCCACCTTCGCCGCCTTCCTCACCCGCGCCCACGACTTCGTCCGCATGGCGTCGGTCAGCGGCTCCGGCATCAACCTCGTCGGCTCGCACGCGGGCGTCGCCATCGGCCAGGACGGCCCCAGCCAGATGGGTCTGGAGGACCTGGCGATGATGCGGGCGGTGCACGGCTCGACCGTGCTGTACCCGTGCGACGCCAACCAGACCGCACGGCTGGTCGCCGCGATGGCCGACCTGGACGGCATCCGCTACCTGCGCACCTCGCGCGGCGAGAGCCCGGTGATCTACGGCCCCGACGAGGAGTTCCCCGTCGGCGGCAGCAAGGTGCTGCGCTCCTCCGGCCACGACCGGCTCACCCTCGTCGCGGCGGGCGTCACCGTGCCCGAGGCACTGGCCGCCGCGGACGCCCTGGAGGGCGAGGGCATCGCCGTACGGGTGATCGACCTGTACTCGGTGAAGCCGGTGGACCGGGAGACCCTGCGCACGGCCGCCGAGGAGACCGGCTGCCTGGTGACCGTCGAGGATCACCACCCGGAGGGCGGCCTGGGGGACGCGGTGCTGGACGCCTTCGCCGACGGGCGTCCGGTACCGCGTCTGGTGCGGCTGGCCGTCCGCGACATGCCGGGCTCCGCCTCCCCGGAGGAGCAGCTGCACGCCGCCGGGATCGACGCCGAGTCGATCGCGGCGTGCGGGCGGCTGCTGGTGGGGGAGGCGATCGTGGCGTGA
- a CDS encoding NAD(P)/FAD-dependent oxidoreductase: protein MSRPRIVIVGAGFAGYRTAQTLSRLARGRAEIVLLNPTDYFLYLPLLPQVAAGVLEPRRVTVSLSGTLPHVRLVLGEADRIDLDGRQVHYTGPEGEGGTLSYDRLVLAAGSVNKLLPIPGVAEHAHGFRGLPEALYLRDHVTRQVELAAATDDPGRCAARCTFVVVGAGYTGTEVAAHGQLFTDSQVSGHPLRNGMRPRWMLLDIADRVLPELDERLSATADKVLRERGVDVRMGTSVKEATPEGVLLTDGEFVETNTLVWCVGVRPDPLAESLGLPMERGRLLVDPHLRVPGRPEVFACGDAAAVPDLEKPGQYTPMTAQHAWRQGKVCGHNVAASFGEGERRAYRHKDMGFVVDLGGVKAAANPLGVNLSGVAAGAVTRGYHLAAMPGNRVRVAADWLLDAVLPRQAVQLGLVRSWSVPLDTASPELARVPGRPDGGPGSKQPGSEQPRSEAGKNQPAGEPAKNQPGGEPAKNRPGGEPAKNQPGGEPAKNQPGGEPAKKQRGGESGERRDSVSPPPDQPPPGPDVAPGPVKRIDHPAEGDS, encoded by the coding sequence GTGAGTCGACCCCGCATAGTGATCGTCGGTGCCGGCTTCGCCGGGTACCGTACGGCCCAGACCCTGTCCCGGCTCGCCCGGGGCCGGGCCGAGATCGTCCTGCTGAACCCGACCGACTACTTCCTGTACCTGCCCCTGCTGCCCCAGGTCGCCGCCGGTGTGCTGGAGCCGCGCCGGGTCACCGTCTCCCTCTCCGGCACGCTGCCGCACGTGCGGCTGGTGCTGGGGGAGGCCGACCGCATCGACCTCGACGGGCGGCAGGTGCACTACACCGGCCCCGAGGGCGAGGGCGGCACCCTCTCCTACGACCGGCTGGTGCTCGCCGCCGGGAGCGTCAACAAGCTGCTGCCCATCCCCGGGGTCGCGGAGCACGCGCACGGTTTCCGCGGCCTGCCCGAGGCGCTGTATCTGCGTGACCACGTGACCCGGCAGGTGGAGCTCGCGGCCGCCACCGACGACCCCGGGCGGTGCGCCGCCCGGTGCACCTTCGTGGTGGTGGGCGCGGGCTACACCGGCACCGAAGTCGCCGCGCACGGGCAGCTGTTCACCGACTCGCAGGTCAGCGGGCACCCGCTGCGGAACGGTATGCGGCCGCGCTGGATGCTGCTGGACATCGCCGACCGGGTCCTGCCCGAGCTGGACGAGCGGCTCTCCGCCACCGCCGACAAGGTGCTGCGCGAGCGGGGCGTGGACGTGCGGATGGGCACCTCCGTGAAGGAGGCCACGCCCGAGGGGGTGCTGCTGACCGACGGCGAGTTCGTCGAGACCAACACCCTGGTGTGGTGCGTGGGCGTACGGCCCGATCCGCTGGCCGAGTCGCTCGGGCTGCCCATGGAGCGCGGCCGGCTGCTGGTCGACCCGCACCTGCGGGTGCCGGGCCGGCCGGAGGTGTTCGCGTGCGGTGACGCGGCCGCGGTGCCCGACCTGGAGAAGCCCGGGCAGTACACCCCGATGACCGCGCAGCACGCGTGGCGGCAGGGCAAGGTGTGCGGGCACAACGTCGCCGCGTCGTTCGGTGAGGGGGAGCGGCGCGCCTACCGCCACAAGGACATGGGGTTCGTGGTGGACCTCGGCGGTGTCAAGGCCGCCGCCAACCCGCTCGGCGTGAACCTCTCCGGGGTGGCGGCGGGCGCGGTCACCCGCGGCTACCACCTGGCGGCGATGCCGGGCAACCGGGTGCGGGTGGCGGCCGACTGGCTCCTCGACGCCGTACTGCCGCGCCAGGCGGTCCAGTTGGGGCTCGTACGGTCCTGGTCGGTCCCGCTGGACACGGCGTCCCCGGAACTGGCCCGGGTCCCGGGCCGGCCCGACGGCGGGCCCGGGAGCAAGCAACCCGGGAGCGAGCAGCCCCGGAGCGAGGCCGGGAAGAACCAGCCCGCTGGAGAACCGGCGAAGAACCAGCCGGGTGGCGAGCCCGCGAAGAACCGGCCCGGCGGAGAGCCTGCCAAGAACCAGCCGGGTGGCGAGCCCGCCAAGAACCAGCCCGGCGGAGAGCCCGCCAAGAAGCAGCGCGGTGGGGAGTCCGGTGAGCGGCGGGACTCCGTCAGCCCGCCCCCCGACCAGCCGCCGCCCGGCCCGGACGTCGCACCCGGCCCCGTCAAGCGCATCGACCACCCCGCCGAAGGAGACTCATGA
- a CDS encoding enolase C-terminal domain-like protein, whose translation MRLHRPGVSVYTVPTDAPEADGTLAWESTTVVIVEVSAGDAAGTGWTYGPAAVGDFLSERLAPLVEGRSALDIPAVHDVMCRSVRDTGRPGVAACAVSALDIALWDLKARLLELPLVRLLGARRERVPVYGSGGFTTYLDTHMAAQLNGWVHGQHIPRVKIRIGEGWGREVPRDLHRVRAARHVVGEHAELYVDANGAYTRKQAVRVGHALAEYGVGWFEEPVSSDDLTGLRLVRDAVVSDVAAGEYGFDLPYFARMITAGAVDCLQVDATRCGGVTEFLHAAALAEAHGLEVSAHGAPHVHAAVAATIPNLRHIEWFHDHVRVEDLFFDGALDPTGGTVAPAAGLGHGLTLRTEDIARYRVG comes from the coding sequence ATGAGACTGCACCGACCCGGTGTCTCCGTCTACACCGTGCCGACCGACGCCCCCGAGGCCGACGGCACCCTGGCCTGGGAGTCCACCACGGTGGTGATCGTCGAGGTGTCGGCGGGCGACGCGGCCGGCACCGGCTGGACGTACGGTCCGGCGGCGGTCGGCGACTTCCTGAGCGAGCGGCTGGCGCCGCTCGTGGAGGGCAGGAGCGCGCTGGACATCCCGGCCGTGCACGACGTCATGTGCCGCTCGGTCCGCGACACCGGCCGGCCGGGCGTCGCCGCCTGCGCCGTCTCGGCGCTCGACATCGCGCTGTGGGACCTCAAGGCGAGGCTGCTGGAGCTTCCCCTGGTGCGGCTGCTGGGGGCGCGCCGGGAGCGGGTGCCGGTGTACGGCAGCGGGGGTTTCACGACGTACCTCGACACGCACATGGCCGCGCAGCTCAACGGGTGGGTGCACGGGCAGCACATCCCGCGCGTGAAGATCAGGATCGGTGAGGGCTGGGGGCGGGAGGTGCCCCGCGATCTGCACCGGGTGCGGGCCGCCCGGCACGTCGTCGGCGAACACGCCGAGCTCTACGTCGACGCCAACGGGGCGTACACCCGCAAGCAGGCGGTGCGGGTCGGTCACGCGCTCGCGGAGTACGGGGTGGGCTGGTTCGAGGAGCCGGTGTCCTCGGACGACCTGACCGGGCTGCGGCTGGTCCGCGACGCCGTGGTGAGCGATGTGGCCGCCGGGGAGTACGGGTTCGACCTGCCGTACTTCGCCCGGATGATCACGGCCGGGGCGGTGGACTGTCTCCAGGTCGACGCGACGCGCTGCGGCGGCGTCACCGAGTTCCTGCACGCGGCGGCGCTGGCGGAGGCGCACGGCCTGGAGGTCTCCGCGCACGGTGCCCCGCACGTCCACGCCGCGGTGGCGGCCACGATCCCCAACCTGCGGCACATCGAGTGGTTCCACGACCACGTCCGGGTCGAGGACCTGTTCTTCGACGGCGCCCTGGACCCCACGGGCGGCACGGTCGCCCCGGCCGCCGGCCTCGGTCACGGTCTGACCCTGCGGACCGAGGACATCGCGCGGTACCGGGTCGGCTGA
- a CDS encoding phage holin family protein gives MQRLEHLEHLDRHLVDELAQVARETVRDELREQARGQRRRAALYAASGAAALYAGAAVALAVGLALALVLPDWAAALITAVILGALAYALRGAARPAASRPAAGRPTAPAAPTGHAGPSAPVPPVPSTPPTVGAVPPRRPEDTGPEAPHHRA, from the coding sequence ATGCAGCGCTTGGAGCACTTGGAGCATCTGGACAGGCACCTGGTCGACGAACTGGCGCAGGTGGCCCGGGAGACCGTGCGCGACGAACTGCGCGAGCAGGCGCGGGGACAGCGCCGCAGGGCGGCGCTCTACGCCGCGTCCGGCGCCGCCGCCCTGTACGCGGGCGCGGCCGTCGCCCTGGCCGTGGGTCTCGCCCTCGCCCTCGTCCTGCCGGACTGGGCGGCCGCGCTGATCACGGCCGTGATCCTGGGCGCACTCGCCTACGCACTGCGCGGCGCCGCCCGGCCCGCGGCTTCCCGGCCGGCCGCCGGGCGGCCCACCGCACCCGCCGCACCCACCGGTCACGCGGGTCCGTCCGCTCCCGTCCCGCCGGTGCCGTCCACCCCGCCCACCGTCGGTGCCGTACCGCCGCGGCGGCCGGAGGACACCGGCCCGGAAGCACCGCACCACCGGGCCTGA
- a CDS encoding VOC family protein — protein sequence MEILGATLRVCVDDIETAIPFYERLAGGRALRFERGGVEVAAVGCFLLMSGPAAELDVLRKVAATIAVQDVEEAREVLAGMGADIIAGPLPTPVGRNLIARHPDGAVYEYADRRA from the coding sequence ATGGAGATTCTGGGTGCCACACTGCGCGTCTGCGTCGACGACATCGAGACCGCCATCCCCTTCTACGAGCGGCTGGCGGGCGGCAGAGCCCTCCGGTTCGAGCGGGGCGGCGTCGAGGTCGCCGCGGTGGGCTGCTTCCTGCTGATGAGCGGTCCCGCGGCCGAACTGGACGTGCTGCGCAAGGTCGCGGCGACCATCGCGGTGCAGGACGTCGAGGAGGCCCGCGAGGTGCTCGCCGGGATGGGCGCGGACATCATCGCGGGCCCGCTCCCCACCCCGGTGGGCCGCAACCTCATCGCACGGCACCCGGACGGGGCGGTCTACGAGTACGCGGACCGCCGCGCCTGA